The proteins below are encoded in one region of Sulfolobus islandicus Y.N.15.51:
- a CDS encoding KaiC domain-containing protein has translation MLKFSKSIFKIMVSRLSTGILDFDKLIQGGIPQGFFIALTGEPGTGKTIFSLHFIAKGLRDGDPCIYVTTEESRDSIIRQAKQFNWDFEEYIEKKLIIIDALMKEKEDQWSLVNLTPEELVNKVIEAKQKLGYGKARLVIDSVSALFLDKPAMARKISYYLKRVLNKWNFTIYATSQYAITTSQAFGFGVEHVADGIIRFRRMIRNGELHRYILIEKMRQTDHDKHVWEIDIVNGKGIVLKGRLEERREDYTLPEKVKRKIIESGKKTEEELK, from the coding sequence ATTTTAAAATTCTCAAAATCGATATTTAAGATTATGGTAAGTAGATTATCTACTGGAATATTGGATTTTGATAAACTAATACAAGGTGGGATTCCTCAAGGATTTTTCATAGCGTTGACTGGAGAGCCTGGAACTGGAAAGACGATATTTTCACTTCACTTCATTGCTAAGGGATTAAGGGACGGAGATCCTTGTATATACGTTACAACTGAGGAAAGTAGGGATTCAATAATAAGACAAGCTAAGCAGTTTAATTGGGATTTTGAGGAATATATAGAGAAGAAGTTGATAATAATAGATGCACTAATGAAGGAAAAAGAGGACCAATGGTCTTTAGTGAACTTAACCCCTGAGGAATTAGTGAATAAGGTAATTGAGGCTAAACAAAAATTAGGTTATGGTAAAGCTAGATTGGTAATTGATTCAGTAAGTGCATTATTTTTGGATAAACCCGCAATGGCAAGAAAAATAAGCTACTATCTTAAGAGAGTCCTAAATAAATGGAATTTCACAATATATGCTACTTCACAATACGCAATAACCACATCACAAGCATTTGGATTTGGAGTAGAGCATGTGGCAGATGGGATAATCAGATTCAGAAGGATGATAAGGAATGGAGAACTACATAGGTACATATTAATTGAGAAAATGAGACAAACCGATCACGATAAGCATGTATGGGAAATAGATATAGTTAATGGTAAAGGAATAGTCTTGAAGGGAAGATTAGAGGAAAGAAGGGAAGATTATACATTGCCAGAAAAGGTAAAGAGAAAGATCATTGAGAGTGGCAAAAAGACTGAGGAGGAATTGAAGTGA
- a CDS encoding cyclin-dependent kinase inhibitor 3 family protein — translation MYWVRRKTIGGSGLPYTENEILEWRKEGVKRVLVLPEDWEIEESWGDKDYYLSILKKNGLQPLHIPIPDGGVPSDSQFLTIMKWLLSEKEGNLVHCVGGIGRTGTILASYLILTEELEVESAIDEVRLVRPGAVQTYEQEMFLLRVEGMRKSWLKNIYSNS, via the coding sequence ATGTATTGGGTTAGAAGGAAAACCATAGGAGGTTCTGGATTACCATATACCGAAAACGAGATTTTAGAATGGAGGAAAGAAGGAGTGAAAAGAGTATTAGTTTTACCAGAGGATTGGGAAATCGAAGAGAGTTGGGGAGATAAGGATTATTATCTGTCTATTCTCAAGAAAAATGGACTTCAGCCCTTACATATTCCAATTCCAGATGGGGGAGTTCCATCGGATTCTCAATTTCTTACAATTATGAAATGGCTATTAAGTGAAAAAGAAGGTAATCTAGTTCATTGTGTAGGTGGAATAGGAAGGACTGGTACAATTTTAGCTAGTTATCTAATTTTAACTGAAGAATTGGAAGTAGAATCTGCTATTGACGAAGTTAGATTGGTAAGACCTGGTGCAGTACAAACATATGAGCAAGAGATGTTCTTATTACGCGTGGAAGGGATGAGAAAGAGTTGGTTGAAAAACATCTACTCGAATTCTTAG
- a CDS encoding endonuclease V has translation MVEKHLLEFLEKLQFLISKNVKISHYGIENVKKICGVDIAYKGNLGFSVGVSMDINSGDYNYKSYVGEVNFPYIPGFLFMREAPLMIKAIEGLDCHLLLVDGHGIAHPRKSGIATVIGVLLDFPTIGVAKSRLTGDLVNESEITYVYLNGEKVGVKFGRYFYSPGNKVDLQDCIELGKRGYPKVLKIADMLTKKIKKE, from the coding sequence TTGGTTGAAAAACATCTACTCGAATTCTTAGAGAAATTACAATTCCTTATCTCAAAAAACGTTAAAATAAGTCATTACGGAATTGAGAACGTTAAGAAAATCTGTGGGGTTGATATTGCATATAAGGGTAATCTAGGATTCTCAGTAGGTGTAAGTATGGATATTAATAGTGGAGATTATAATTACAAATCTTATGTTGGTGAAGTGAATTTCCCATATATTCCAGGTTTCCTTTTCATGAGGGAAGCTCCATTAATGATAAAAGCAATAGAGGGTTTGGATTGTCACCTTCTTTTGGTTGATGGTCATGGGATAGCTCATCCTAGGAAAAGCGGAATTGCTACAGTTATAGGCGTTCTCCTAGACTTCCCAACAATTGGGGTAGCGAAATCTAGGCTTACGGGTGATTTGGTTAATGAAAGTGAAATTACCTATGTATATCTAAATGGAGAGAAAGTAGGGGTTAAATTCGGTAGATATTTTTATAGTCCAGGAAATAAAGTCGACTTACAAGATTGCATTGAACTAGGTAAGAGGGGTTATCCTAAAGTTCTAAAAATAGCTGATATGCTCACTAAGAAGATAAAAAAGGAATAA
- a CDS encoding cysteine hydrolase family protein, protein MRAVNLIMKIEVPSIPEHKEVILDPTNTALIIVDMQNDFVRKNGKLSVSTAEATIPFIKRLVDKARSSNALVIYTQDWHMKDDPEFKIWGEHALAGTWGAEIIDELTPEKSDFIVKKYRYDAFFESSLDYILRVKNIKNTIITGTVANICVLHTAGSAALRWYNIIMPKDSISAITEFDYYATLRQVDFLYKGIITTADGIKFER, encoded by the coding sequence GTGCGTGCAGTAAATTTAATTATGAAAATTGAAGTACCATCTATTCCCGAGCATAAAGAGGTAATATTAGATCCTACTAATACAGCATTAATAATTGTAGACATGCAAAACGACTTTGTGAGGAAAAACGGTAAATTATCAGTTTCTACTGCAGAGGCTACTATACCATTTATAAAGAGATTAGTCGATAAGGCAAGAAGTTCCAATGCGTTGGTAATATATACACAAGATTGGCACATGAAAGATGACCCAGAATTTAAAATATGGGGAGAGCACGCATTGGCTGGAACTTGGGGTGCAGAAATAATTGACGAATTAACTCCAGAAAAGAGCGATTTCATAGTTAAGAAGTATAGATATGATGCCTTCTTTGAATCCTCATTAGACTATATTCTTAGAGTTAAGAATATCAAAAATACCATAATTACTGGGACTGTTGCAAATATTTGCGTATTACACACTGCTGGTAGTGCTGCTTTAAGATGGTATAATATAATTATGCCAAAGGATTCAATATCTGCAATAACGGAGTTTGATTATTATGCTACTTTAAGGCAAGTAGACTTTTTATACAAGGGTATAATAACTACTGCAGATGGCATTAAATTTGAGAGGTAG
- a CDS encoding DHH family phosphoesterase, with translation MEYYAIVHNDFDGTASAAVYARAIKSLPKNVFFTEPNKLHSLLASLELRGVYNVMIADLGINASTFNEIIRNLKKLIDQGANVEWFDHHVWKDEWKEELKKIGVSVYHDTSTCGAGVIYKYKNPNDEFSRRLSSADCSVDIWLHDDPMGEKLRRIVENNKDYSWKNELIKMFYNGILWDDTFDKMLEEVVSRELEGYKKVMKSYKLIQINGHKVVVAVRWKGPPDISYASQFLMTRTDASVFVSANGKSISFRSKEIDVRQFAVKLGGGGHPLAAGAQLKVPIIYRFLNRIGIKGPMLNWVTKIVQNTIADVGFITYQESKKSSASSPY, from the coding sequence TTGGAATATTATGCAATAGTACATAACGATTTTGATGGAACAGCATCTGCAGCCGTTTACGCTAGGGCAATTAAATCATTACCTAAAAATGTATTTTTTACAGAGCCAAACAAATTGCATTCACTTCTAGCTTCATTAGAGTTAAGAGGAGTATATAACGTTATGATAGCAGATTTGGGAATAAATGCCAGTACTTTTAATGAAATTATAAGGAATTTGAAAAAACTCATTGACCAAGGTGCTAACGTGGAGTGGTTTGATCATCACGTTTGGAAGGATGAATGGAAAGAGGAATTGAAAAAAATCGGCGTTTCAGTATATCACGATACTTCGACATGTGGTGCAGGAGTTATATATAAATATAAGAATCCTAATGATGAGTTTTCTAGGAGATTGTCTTCAGCAGACTGTTCAGTTGATATATGGCTTCATGATGATCCAATGGGAGAAAAATTAAGAAGAATAGTTGAGAATAACAAGGATTACTCATGGAAAAATGAGCTAATAAAAATGTTTTATAACGGAATATTGTGGGATGATACATTTGATAAGATGTTAGAGGAAGTAGTTTCCAGAGAGTTAGAGGGTTATAAAAAAGTAATGAAGAGTTATAAGTTAATACAAATTAACGGTCATAAAGTTGTTGTAGCAGTAAGGTGGAAAGGTCCTCCAGATATAAGCTATGCTTCACAGTTTTTGATGACTAGAACTGATGCTTCAGTTTTTGTATCAGCAAATGGAAAAAGTATTTCTTTTAGAAGTAAGGAGATTGATGTTAGACAGTTTGCTGTTAAGTTAGGAGGAGGAGGGCATCCCTTAGCAGCTGGTGCACAACTAAAAGTTCCCATAATATATAGGTTTTTAAATAGGATTGGAATTAAGGGTCCCATGCTAAATTGGGTTACTAAAATCGTTCAGAATACCATAGCAGACGTTGGTTTCATAACATATCAAGAGAGTAAAAAGAGTAGCGCTTCTTCGCCGTATTAA
- a CDS encoding metallophosphoesterase family protein, translating to MLIISTSDIHSPRYLTEFFLALRELGNIKADLALLAGDLVERGEYLHFTPVYNALKNRVKQIVSIFGNEDFIENRKFYRENYSDIIWLEDEKVEIKIENRKLIIIGSEGVLEKPTLWQTSNGITEDLYMKRLEKITEMSCNSKADIKILLTHYASTFETVFGERKSVYPHLGYRVLEELSTKGKDCLPNIAIHGHAHYAKRILSVVKSVRVYNVALPANKRIITIHTL from the coding sequence ATGCTTATCATATCAACCTCTGACATACACTCACCTAGGTATTTAACCGAATTCTTCTTAGCCTTACGAGAACTCGGGAATATCAAGGCTGATTTAGCATTATTAGCTGGAGATCTAGTTGAGAGAGGTGAGTATCTACATTTTACTCCCGTATATAACGCTCTAAAAAATAGAGTAAAGCAAATAGTTTCAATTTTTGGTAATGAAGATTTTATAGAAAATAGAAAATTTTATAGAGAAAATTATAGCGATATAATTTGGCTAGAGGATGAAAAAGTAGAAATCAAGATAGAGAATAGAAAACTTATAATAATTGGTAGTGAAGGAGTTCTGGAAAAGCCAACATTATGGCAAACAAGCAACGGGATAACTGAAGACCTTTATATGAAAAGGTTAGAAAAAATCACTGAAATGAGTTGTAACTCTAAGGCAGATATCAAAATTCTTTTAACTCATTACGCCAGTACCTTTGAAACAGTATTCGGTGAAAGAAAAAGTGTATATCCACACTTGGGATATAGAGTTTTAGAGGAGTTATCAACTAAGGGAAAAGATTGTTTACCAAATATAGCAATCCATGGCCACGCACATTACGCAAAAAGAATACTCTCAGTAGTGAAAAGCGTTAGAGTATACAATGTAGCGTTACCTGCTAATAAGAGAATTATAACTATCCACACTCTTTAA
- a CDS encoding DUF763 domain-containing protein — MEVEGIADLPLHTGHVPPWLVPIMKRLAKAIVEIMILELGPQKVVERFSNPLWFQGFNNIIGMDWDSSGSTTVTLGILKDITNPKVHGFAVLGGKGKNALKVPDEVDMLIFDVDKNKIKNISKIVAKVDSTLVQDGHQLYHHTMLVTEDGKWSVIQQGMNLEIKFARRYHWKETDNFVVEPHSAISGIKTNVVVNAIDRDKDRTRKLILDLLRENPNKIVSLYTQAMAMLKGQSTLDMWIKGGSIAFVSKEARLIYMKPVDVNRIKQVLREMYESNPLTFEEALINGLGPSTARALYLIADLIYNEPPSYKDPMNYPYDPFKYAFAIGGKDGIPYPVNRKAAWEVIYTLEDFITRAKLEEGDKRLALRKLKELSKGIEK, encoded by the coding sequence ATGGAAGTAGAGGGAATAGCTGACTTACCGCTTCATACTGGTCATGTTCCCCCGTGGTTAGTTCCCATTATGAAAAGGTTAGCTAAGGCCATAGTTGAAATAATGATTCTTGAATTAGGTCCTCAAAAGGTTGTAGAGAGGTTTTCGAATCCCTTGTGGTTTCAAGGTTTCAATAACATTATTGGAATGGATTGGGATTCCTCTGGCTCTACAACCGTAACATTAGGTATTTTGAAGGACATTACAAACCCTAAAGTTCATGGTTTTGCTGTGCTGGGAGGTAAAGGCAAAAATGCTCTAAAGGTTCCAGATGAGGTAGATATGTTAATTTTTGATGTAGATAAGAATAAAATTAAAAATATAAGTAAAATAGTAGCAAAAGTTGATTCAACCTTGGTTCAAGATGGACATCAACTCTATCATCACACCATGCTTGTAACCGAGGACGGAAAATGGAGCGTAATCCAGCAAGGCATGAATTTAGAAATAAAGTTCGCTAGGAGATATCATTGGAAAGAGACTGATAATTTTGTGGTAGAACCTCATTCTGCAATATCTGGTATTAAGACTAATGTTGTAGTTAACGCAATAGATAGAGATAAGGATAGGACAAGGAAGTTAATATTAGATTTGCTGAGGGAGAATCCCAATAAGATAGTCTCCTTATATACTCAAGCGATGGCTATGCTTAAAGGTCAATCAACTTTAGACATGTGGATAAAAGGAGGATCAATAGCGTTCGTATCCAAAGAGGCTAGATTAATTTACATGAAGCCCGTGGATGTTAATAGAATCAAACAAGTACTAAGAGAAATGTATGAATCTAACCCACTTACATTTGAGGAAGCACTAATTAATGGTTTAGGTCCCTCCACAGCTAGGGCGTTGTACTTAATAGCAGATCTAATATATAACGAGCCGCCATCTTACAAAGACCCGATGAATTATCCTTATGACCCATTTAAGTACGCATTTGCTATTGGAGGTAAAGATGGTATTCCATATCCAGTTAATAGGAAAGCTGCTTGGGAGGTGATATATACCTTAGAAGATTTTATAACTAGAGCTAAGCTTGAAGAAGGCGATAAACGATTAGCCTTAAGGAAGTTAAAAGAACTTTCTAAAGGTATTGAGAAATAA
- a CDS encoding DUF47 domain-containing protein — protein MFKLRLNNKEEEVFERISFTAELIGEAVKILQNEVNHVRKGENDQIPADLIKIKSIHERAGMLREEILSTLYGEAFLPDFKESMVMLTQALFNTLSSVKDAARALGSRKVDLKCVTILSDMLITYLALVNEASLKIHELTRHLGSDVEVSLKLSREIQAMEREGDDIKDTLLQRLYEIEKEIDIISILQMKDVIIFIDDILDSLEDATLSVEVFYATLKS, from the coding sequence ATGTTCAAATTAAGGCTAAATAATAAGGAAGAAGAGGTATTTGAGAGAATTAGCTTTACTGCAGAACTAATAGGTGAAGCAGTTAAGATTTTGCAAAACGAAGTAAATCACGTAAGAAAGGGTGAAAATGATCAAATTCCGGCAGATTTAATTAAAATTAAATCTATTCACGAAAGGGCTGGAATGCTACGTGAGGAAATACTTTCAACTCTTTATGGAGAAGCATTTTTACCAGACTTTAAGGAATCAATGGTAATGTTGACTCAGGCTCTTTTTAATACTTTGAGTTCTGTAAAAGATGCGGCTAGAGCTTTGGGGTCTAGGAAAGTTGATCTGAAATGCGTGACAATTCTATCAGACATGTTAATTACGTATCTAGCATTGGTCAATGAGGCATCACTTAAGATTCACGAACTAACGAGGCACCTGGGATCAGATGTTGAAGTTTCATTAAAACTAAGTAGGGAAATACAAGCAATGGAAAGAGAAGGGGATGATATCAAGGACACTCTTTTGCAGAGGCTTTATGAGATAGAGAAGGAAATTGATATTATAAGTATACTACAAATGAAAGATGTGATTATATTTATAGACGATATATTGGACTCGTTAGAAGATGCGACACTAAGTGTGGAAGTATTTTATGCTACACTAAAGTCCTAA